One window of Trifolium pratense cultivar HEN17-A07 linkage group LG5, ARS_RC_1.1, whole genome shotgun sequence genomic DNA carries:
- the LOC123886493 gene encoding uncharacterized protein LOC123886493, with translation MSQSSGSAQIKNKIADTVKTRSKSKKEGTTVVVDAMPLSSIPATTSKKKKSAKSTKKVSESSPSISIKSDSVRSKKKKPQSPIKRGLSMSDLYLNKDLSETANVESHDVASGKNANVESSVKSVSEKVNQENPSVEENPSSVETLGKTQNIAENVGVSNNPSVPENMTVPTNVITDVTEKSQEKAVVTDAPTGVEPSSIPTDAEKDVEASKGGSSPHANTATGSFGSGSNTEASTEEEVNKESTPEDVADSEPENEAGEDSEKTTNEEQDIVDVDEVPSEEDLQPPPTQKGIGRRLRSRTTTPAPAVTTTPVVTKKTKDTTLKPVKYGPKKSWSKSIPPPEKKKGVLKRKSAPSSDSDFEAEKDDSSIKPPAKKAMSAKKAMPQVVAPDIEDFPCDNVSFHLPSYAQRWGIICKRRLALERELGKDILECEEIVSLINDAGLIKTVWGLGSCYEKLVREFVVNIPIGCDNPLDKEFQKVFVRGKCVTFSPSMINKVLGNADDPHPDIDVSDNVVCKTITAEKVKTWPKKAKVPAVKLTQKYAILNRIASVNWVPTTHASDIATNLGKLIYMIGTGTKFNAGLYIFNQVVQHAKTSVTKQPIAFPTLICDIILSQHPNIRHEDESAKKRATPLAIHQKLFSKQHAPDIAGPSNAAADTPMTRKEMIAMLEANCKELDEKKLQVVSSGCYTAQAADADDDSSSGGEEADSDTEGEEIPILSILWLKRGSSYCMP, from the exons ATGTCTCAATCTTCCGGTTCCGCtcagatcaaaaacaaaattgctgaTACTGTGAAAACAAGATCAAAGTCTAAGAAGGAAGGAACAACTGTAGTGGTAGATGCGATGCCTTTATCAAGTATTCCTGCAACTActtctaagaagaagaaatctgcaAAATCCACTAAGAAAGTAAGTGAATCGTCTCCCTCAATCTCTATTAAGTCTGATTCTGTTAggtctaagaagaagaaaccccAATCTCCCATAAAAAGGGGTTTGAGCATGTCTGATCTATACTTGAATAAGGATCTTTCTGAAACTGCGAATGTGGAATCGCATGATGTTGCCTCCGGCAAAAATGCGAATGTTGAATCGTCTGTTAAGTCTGTGTCTGAAAAGGTGAATCAAGAAAACCCTTCTGTAGAGGAAAACCCTAGTTCTGTTGAAACCCTaggaaaaacccaaaatattgCTGAGAATGTTGGTGTGAGCAATAATCCGAGTGTTCCTGAGAATATGACAGTTCCCACGAATGTCATAACTGATGTTACTGAAAAATCTCAAGAAAAGGCTGTTGTAACCGATGCTCCAACCGGTGTTGAACCATCCTCTATACCAACTGATGCTGAGAAGGATGTTGAAGCATCCAAAGGAGGATCTAGCCCACATGCTAACACTGCCACTGGGTCGTTTGGCAGTGGATCTAATACTGAAGCTTCCACTGAAGAGGAAGTAAACAAAGAAAGTACCCCTGAAGATGTGGCTGATTCTGAGCCAGAAAATGAAGCTGGTGAAGATTCTGAGAAAACCACCAATGAAGAGCAGGAcatagtagatgttgatgaagtCCCCTCTGAAGAAGATCTGCAACCTCCACCTACTCAGAAAGGAATTGGGAGAAGACTGAGAAGCAGGACCACTACACCTGCACCTGCTGTTACCACTACCCCTGTTGTCACCAAGAAAACAAAGGACACTACTCTGAAGCCTGTCAAGTATGGTCCTAAGAAAAGTTGGAGCAAGTCTATACCTCCtcctgaaaagaaaaagggtGTGCTGAAAAGGAAGAGTGCACCATCTAGTGACTCTGATTTTGAAGCTGAAAAGGATGATTCAAGCATCAAGCCTCCTGCTAAGAAGGCTATGTCTGCTAAGAAGGCCATGCCTCAAGTTGTTGCTCCTGACATTGAAGACTTTCCTTGtgacaatgtttcatttcatcttccatcCTATGCTCAACGATGGGGAATCATTTGCAAACGAAGATTGGCTCTGGAAAGGGAACTAGGTAAAGATATTCTGGAATGTGAAGAGATTGTGAGTTTGATCAATGATGCTGGATTGATCAAAACTGTGTGGGGCTTAGGCTCCTGCTATGAGAAGCTGGTTAGGGAGTTTGTTGTCAACATTCCTATAGGTTGTGACAATCCCTTGGACAAAGAATTTCAGAAGGTATTTGTTCGAGGAAAATGTGTGACATTTTCTCCAAGTATGATCAACAAGGTGCTAGGTAATGCTGATGATCCTCACCCTGACATAGATGTATCTGACAATGTGGTCTGCAAAACTATCACAGCTGAAAAGGTGAAAACCTGGCCAAAGAAGGCGAAGGTACCTGCTGTCAAGCTAACCCAAAAGTATGCCATCTTGAATCGTATTGCATCTGTCAACTGGGTTCCTACAACACATGCATCTGATATtgcaacaaatctgggtaagctcatttatatgattggtACTGGTACTAAGTTTAATGCTggtctatatattttcaatcaagttgtgCAGCATGCTAAAACCTCTGTCACCAAGCAACCCATTGCATTTCCAACCTTGATCTGTGACATCATCTTGTCCCAACATCCGAATATAAGGCATGAGGATGAGTCTGCTAAGAAAAGGGCAACTCCTTTGGCCATTCATCAGAAGCTGTTCAGTAAACAGCATGCTCCAGATATTGCTGGACCATCAAATGCTGCTGCTGACACTCCTATGACAAGGAAGGAGATGATTGCTATGCTGGAAGCAAACTGTAAAGAGCTAGATGAAAAGAAGTTgca ggtagttagttcggggtgttacacaGCTCAAGCAGCTGATGCAGATGATGATAGTTCTAGTGGTGGAGAAGAAGCTGACTCAGATactgaaggagaagaaa TtcccattttgtctattttgtggctaaaaagggggagtagttattgTATGCCATAA